From one Musa acuminata AAA Group cultivar baxijiao chromosome BXJ2-6, Cavendish_Baxijiao_AAA, whole genome shotgun sequence genomic stretch:
- the LOC135615458 gene encoding UDP-glucose 4-epimerase GEPI48-like — MAVRDHPRAYIPPSLVPGSQLQTSVSPPLSSPTRPACLSLDLEDSAVRLRRSVDPMPSPPAVARTILVTGGAGYIGSHTVLQLLKGGFRAVVLDSLNNSSEVAVERVRDLAGEFGKNLAFHRVDLRDREALESVFSSTKFDAVIHFAGLKAVGESVKNPLLYYNNNLIGTINLFEVMAANGCKKLVFSSSATVYGWPKEVPCTEDFPLCAMNPYGRTKLMTEDICRDICQGDSDWDMILLRYFNPVGAHSSGYIGEDPCGIPNNLMPFVQQVAVGRRPALTVYGNDYSTKDGTGVRDYIHVVDLADGHISALQKLFEGSCVGCEVYNLGTGKGTSVLEMVAAFEKASGKKIPLVMAGRRPGDAEVVYASTTKAEKELHWRAKYGIEEMCRDQWNWASKNPWGYGSPETTNGNQLGYGSSESINGSIETANEKRSSETANGKYPTYGPFKITNGKHTAYESPKIANGKHPAYGLVHTASWKHPTCGLSETTNGKHPTHGSPKTTNGKYRIYGSPKIANGKHPTYGSLTTVNAKHVISK; from the exons ATGGCGGTTAGGGATCACCCGCGGGCATATATACCTCCCTCCCTCGTTCCCGGATCCCAATTACAAACCTCCGtctctcctcctctctcctctcccaCTCGCCCCGCGTGCCTCTCCCTGGATCTCGAGGATTCCGCTGTCCGCCTTCGTCGTTCCGTCGATCCAATGCCTTCGCCGCCGGCCGTCGCGCGTACCATTTTGGTCACCGGTGGCGCCGGGTACATCGGCAGCCACACGGTGCTGCAGCTCCTCAAAGGGGGCTTCCGGGCCGTCGTGTTGGACAGCCTCAACAACTCCTCGGAGGTTGCCGTCGAGCGGGTCAGGGATCTCGCGGGGGAGTTCGGCAAGAACCTCGCCTTCCATCGG GTTGATCTTCGAGACCGAGAAGCATTGGAATCAGTTTTTTCTTCAACCAA GTTTGATGCTGTTATTCACTTTGCTGGACTAAAGGCTGTTGGTGAAAGTGTTAAAAATCCTTTACTTTATTATAACAACAACCTCATTGGTACCATAAATCTCTTTGAAGTAATGGCTGCAAACGGATGTAAAAAG CTAGTTTTTTCGTCATCAGCCACTGTTTATGGGTGGCCCAAGGAAGTACCCTGTACAGAAGACTTTCCTCTATGTGCAATGAATCCATATGGACGGACCAAG CTTATGACTGAAGATATCTGTCGTGATATCTGTCAAGGTGACAGTGATTGGGATATGATTCTATTAAGATATTTCAATCCTGTTGGAGCTCATTCCAGTGGATACATTGGTGAAGATCCTTGTGGAATTCCCAATAACCTCATGCCTTTTGTACAGCAAGTAGCTGTTGGAAGGAGACCTGCCCTCACAGTATATGGAAATGACTATTCAACCAAAGATGGCACAGGG GTAAGGGATTATATCCATGTTGTTGATTTAGCAGATGGACATATTTCAGCCCTGCAGAAGCTCTTTGAAGGCTCTTGTGTAG GTTGTGAAGTCTATAACTTGGGAACTGGAAAGGGAACATCTGTATTGGAAATGGTGGCAGCATTTGAAAAGGCTTCTGGGAAG AAAATCCCTTTGGTCATGGCTGGAAGGCGGCCTGGTGATGCTGAAGTTGTTTATGCTTCCACCACCAAAGCAGAGAAGGAGCTACATTGGAG GGCAAAGTATGGGATAGAAGAGATGTGTCGAGATCAATGGAACTGGGCTAGCAAAAATCCATGGGGATACGGATCACCTGAGACTACTAACGGAAATCAATTAGGTTATGGATCATCTGAAAGTATTAATGGATCGATTGAGACTGCTAATGAGAAGCGATCGTCTGAGACTGCTAACGGAAAGTATCCTACTTATGGGCCGTTTAAGATAACTAATGGAAAGCACACCGCTTATGAGTCACCTAAAATTGCTAATGGAAAGCATCCTGCTTATGGATTGGTTCACACTGCTAGCTGGAAGCACCCTACTTGTGGATTGTCTGAGACTACCAATGGAAAGCACCCTACTCATGGATCACCTAAGACTACCAATGGAAAGTATCGTATTTATGGATCGCCTAAAATTGCTAATGGAAAGCACCCTACTTATGgatctcttacaactgttaatgcAAAGCACGTTATTTCCAAATAG